Below is a window of Myxococcales bacterium DNA.
CCGCGAGCGTGATGGTCGTGTACCTGGAGCAGGCGTGGACCGCGGGGCGCGCCTCCGGCGCAATTGCCAGCGTGGCCACGTTGATCGATGCCGCCGTCGAGGCCGGCACGCAGCGCGTCCGTCCACTGCTCATGACCGTGATGACGAACATCTTCGGTCTCTTGCCCGTCCTGATCAGCGACGGTGTGGGCGCCGACGTGGCCAAGCGCATCGCCGCGCCGATGTGGGGAGGCCTAGTGTCGCTGACGCTGCTCACCTTGTTCGTGGTGCCGGCCGTCTACATCGTTTGGAGGAGCTTCAGCTTGCGGCGACCCAGCGCGGCGCTCCCCGAAGACGCTTCGCACTCGGGTTCTGAGTCTGTCGCCGATGCGCGGCCGGTCACGTAGCCTGGACCAATGAGCGCGACGTGCGGTGCCGGCGAACCCGGGTGCTGCGCAAACCCAGTTTCGGCCGCAAGCGGCACACCAACCGACTTGGCGTGGGTCTTGCTAGGCCCGGCGTATGCGAGTCCTCGGTCCAGGGCTGCTGTCCGCCACCGCACTGGTCTTGATTGTCGCTTGCGAAAGCGAAGAGCCGCTGCCATCGCCGGCCGCCCCGGCCGGCGTCCAGGCGACGAGCGCGAACGCGCCGCCCAGCGCGATTCCGCGGGCACCGGCGGCTGCGAAGGCCAATCCGGAGTCCGACAACGCGGCGTGCTGCGGCGCCGCGATGTGCCGCAGCGTTTCGGGCGGGTGCGGCTGCCGCAAGGCGAATCCCAACGCGAACTGTGGGGGCTGACGTTCGATGGCTGAGCTCACGAACCCTGTGACCGCGCCGGTCACGGCCGAGTTTGCCTTTGTGACAGGGACCGCTCTCGTTTTCGTACTCGGGTTCATCGCCATCGTCGGGTGCGCCGACGTGCTCGGCTATGACGACGTCAGCTTCGAGGACGGCACCGGCGGGGCCATCTACGGCACGGGCGGGTCGAGCGCATCAGGAGGAGCCGGAGGCTCGGGCGGAACCGCCGGTCAGCCCGCTGGTGGAGGAGGTCCGAGCGGCGGCGGTGGAGCGCCGAGTGGCGGCGGTGTCTCGAGCGGTGGCGGAGGCGTGCCGAACGGGGGTGGTGGTGCTCCCAGCGGCGGCGGTTCGCCGGGCGGCGGCGGTTCGCCGGGCGGTGGCGGCGGCACGACGGGAACCGGCGGAACTACCGGAAGCCATTACGAGACGCTCACGAATCCGAACGGTACTGGCAATGAGGCGGGCGGTGTCATCCCTGTCTGCTGCGTCCCGAGCTCGACCGAGAAATCCGAGATCGATCAGGTCTTCAACTTGCTGAACCAACATCGACTCGCGAATGGCAAGAGCGCGCTTGCATACGACGCCAAGCTCGAAGCCGCTATTGAAGGACATGTCCATCACATGGCCGTGCACAGCTTCTGGGGACACGACGCGCCTGAGAGCGCAGTGGGCAGTCCCTGGGTGCGAGCATCCTTGTGCGGCTCGAGCGCAAATGGCGAAAACCTTGGTAACGGCTACAGCAGCCCGGCGAGCGTGATGGATGGTTGGAAGAACTCCCCCGGACACAATGCCAACATGCTGGGCGACTTTAGCCGCGTCGGCATTGGTAAGTACAGCGGCTACTGGGGCCAGCTATTTGGTAACTGACCCAGTGCGCCGGTTCCGCTTGAGAGCAGAATCCACGTGACTGCCGGCCGGCGAGCGCCGAGCTGGCGGCGCCCGCCTGGCTAGTAGCAGGCGCCGACCTGCGCTCCCTTGGCTCCGAAGGGCAGGCATGTCTTGGGTGGAGCGCACTGGGCGTTCGCCGTGCAGATCTCGACCTCGTCCGAACCGCAGCTTGACGCGCACTTCGTTCCCGTGAACCCCGTGGCGTAGTTCGCGCAGAGCGGGTCGGTGTTTTTCACCACCGTACCGCTGCCGCAGCACTTCTGGCCTGTCGGGCAGTCGGCGACAGGATCCTGGCACTGCCAGTCGGTATCGCCGGTTGCGCAGGGCTGGCTCAGCGGCTGGCACTTGGACACGGAGCCGTACGCCTTTGGCTCGCAGCAGTGCTCGCTGCCGGACGCGCAGTAGTCGTTCATACCGCCGTCTGCTCCGCTGAAAGGGCAGTAGATGTTGCTCGTGCCCGCGTCGGACTTCGGCGGATGGAGCTTGGTGGGCGTCTTGCAGGTCTCGCCGCTCCCGCCCATGCCGCCGCCCGCCGCCGCCGCCCATGCCGCCGCCGCCCATGCCGCCGCCGCCCATGCCGCCGCCGCCCATGCCGCCGCCGCCCATGCCGCCGCCGCCCATGCCGCCGCCGCCCATGCCGCCGTTGCCGCCTGGGGCAGTGCCGCCGGCTCCGCCGCCGCCCCCGCCAAAGGAGGCGCCGCCGTATCCGGAGCCGCCACCGCCGCCCCCATTGTCCGCGCTGCACGACACGACACCACCGGCAGCCAGGATTGTCGCCGTCGAGAACAACTGGATCACGCTACGATTCATGATTGACCTCCGGAGGCTCGATTCAGGCGCCTTGACCTCGAGTGAGGGTTGATGCGGTCCAACGTCCGCCGCTCGGCGTATCCCGACCGGTGGACAGGACGAGAGCGGACTGCAGGCGGACGTCGGCCGCGCCGTCCGCCGAGCAACATGCATGCCCACCACAGTGCCCTCGAACCGAGCCGAACTACGACGGCTGCGTGTGATCGCGTCCGTTACACGCACCTTCGAGCGTCACGCGCGAGATGGCACAACGTGTCCACCGTGCGCACCGCGGGCACGATCGATCGTTCCCGTTGGGAGCAGGTGACGCCCGCCAAAGTGTGTCCAGTGTGCGAGCGGCGACTCAGCGATGAGCCTTCAGCGCGCACGGCGACGGATCCTGTGAACGGACATCCGGTGGACAAGGCACCTGCCGTGATTTGCAAGCTGAGAGACGGGAGGCGAGGGCCAGCGCCGCAAGCAAGCGGTTCAACCGCGTGCGTTTCGGTCACGGCCCCTCCGCCCGGGGCGAGTGCTCGTGGCCCGCGTGCGCGTGACGATCGAAAGTGCGAGTAACGGACGCGGTCACGCCTGCATGCTCAATGTCCCGAGCAAGGTCCGCTCGATCGACGCCGGCACGGCTGTTGCTCCAGGGGCGTCGCGGCGGGCGCCCGTCGAGTTTCACCGCGCTCCTCCGCTCGGCCTGGATCCCCGAGACGACGGACGCTCGACCGCACCAAGCTCCGAATGGCTGCTCCCATCTTCATCAGCGAAAGGACAAAAACATGACCCGCCCGCTCGTTCTCCAAGTCTTGCTTGCGGCACTGGTATCGACCGGCTGTGGAGGTGCATCGACAGCTAAGTCTCCGGAGGATACGGACCCGCGGGAGGCCAGGGAGGGTGCCACGCGGGAGCCGGTCGAGAGGTCCGAGAAATCCGAGAAGGCCGAGCGACCAGACAAGCCGCAGAAGGAGGAGAGATCTGGCGGCGGGCACGAGGGGCACCACTGAGTCGGCACGCACCAGTTGCGCGCCGCGCTCACGACGGGGACCGAGTGCGTTGCGCGCGCGGGCTGCGCGCCGGTGTTGAGAGACGCGGGCACGTAGGTTGCTTCTGGCCCGGCGCCATCGGTTCCCAAAGGAGATCTCATGCAGCCACGTGCCTTGCTCGCCTCCGTAGCCGTTCTGTTGCTGTCTGCCGGTGCTCGGGCTGCGACGGGGGACGCGCTCAGGAGCTTCCCCTCGTCGTTCCCAAGCCCCGACGGTCTGATGTGGGACGGAGCGTATCTCTGGGCCACCGACTGCGAGTCCACGCGCATCGACAAGGTCGATCCAGCTACCGGTCTCGTCGTCGGCAACATCAACGTGGCAGGCGTGCGCTCCGACGAGCTGGCCTGGGACGGCACATCGATCTGGCTCAGCGATCACACGGCGACCGAGATGCCGAACATGGGTGCGCCGCCGCCCCGCATCTACAAGGTCGACCCCATCTCGCAGCAGGTCATCAGCTACTTCGCTGCTCCGGGCCAGATGCAGTACCCGATGGGAGTCGCGTGGGACGGCGCCGCGATCTGGAACGTGGACACCTGGGATGAGCGCATCTACCGGCTCGATCCCCAATCGGGTGCGGTGCTGAGCTCCATTCCGTCGCCGGCGAGCGGTAGCTGCGGCATGACCTGGGACGGCGCTTGCCTTTGGCTGACCAACGCGGCGACGGACGGCCTCGTCTATCACATCGATCCGGTGAACGGCGAGGTGCTGCGGTCGTTCGCGGGTCCAGGTGGTGCAGGGCATCAAGCGACGGGTGTGGCCTGGGATGGCGAGCACCTCTGGGTCCACGACGAAGCCAAGGGACGCGCTGCCATCTACCAGCTCGAAGTGGAGGACATCACCGAAGCCGGGCGCTGCGCTGGCGCCCTTCAGATCGGCAAGGGCGGCGAAGACGCTGGGGCTCCGGAGGCGGGAGCCGGTCAGCCCCCCGCCGCGGCTCCGGGAGCCACTGAAGAGACGAGCGCGTGCAACAGCGGCGCCCGGCCGAGCTCGACTCTCGGGGCGATCTGGGCCTCGCTGACCGCGTTCTTGCTCGGCATGCAAATCCGCCGGCGCAGGGTCGGTTCGGGCAGAGCGGCGCACCGCTCATGAAGACGCCATTCTACATCTCGACGTTGCTCTTGGCGTTCGGCTGCGGCGAGGGCGCGGGCGAAGCGCCGGCGACGAACAGCGGTGGAACCTCCGCTGCCGGCTCCGCCGGAACGACGGCAGGTGGCAGCGGTGCCACTCTTGGAAGCGGCGGGACGGCGGGCGCAGCCGGCGTCGCGGGCACGCCGACGGGCGGCGCGGACGGCGGCGACGCGTCGAGCGACGCTGGCGCCGCAGATGCCGAGACGCACGTCCCGGACGCCTTCGCCGAGAACATGCCCTTCACCGGCAAGTACGCCGGCGTCGAAGGCCTTGCCGGCGAGGCGCTCGTCCTCTCGCTCTGCGAGCTGGTGACCCAGGGTTACAAGAGCACGAGCTACACGGCGGCTCGGCAGGTCGTCTTTCAGCAAACGGACAAC
It encodes the following:
- a CDS encoding CAP domain-containing protein translates to MAELTNPVTAPVTAEFAFVTGTALVFVLGFIAIVGCADVLGYDDVSFEDGTGGAIYGTGGSSASGGAGGSGGTAGQPAGGGGPSGGGGAPSGGGVSSGGGGVPNGGGGAPSGGGSPGGGGSPGGGGGTTGTGGTTGSHYETLTNPNGTGNEAGGVIPVCCVPSSTEKSEIDQVFNLLNQHRLANGKSALAYDAKLEAAIEGHVHHMAVHSFWGHDAPESAVGSPWVRASLCGSSANGENLGNGYSSPASVMDGWKNSPGHNANMLGDFSRVGIGKYSGYWGQLFGN